A window of Verrucomicrobiia bacterium contains these coding sequences:
- a CDS encoding GreA/GreB family elongation factor, which translates to MKEEFEKLAAAGKLDKQQIEPLVQLTTSGYCMHRSWGFGKITTVDTVFARFTIDFPGKANHTMDLSFAAESLKPIPKDHILARKAADIEGLRQMAALHHLDLIKLVLTSYNGRATVDQIQAVLVPDVIKDDWKKWWEAAKRELKKDGHFQVPLKKTDPIIYQVKEVSLQDRLLGDYRAAKGLKAHIAVASEILKSVADLSDPKAAATEVITTLNTEILTHQRTQAPVALEGIFIRDDLREAAKIPPIEGELTAKSIWAQENRLGQLVEQMPAVKHRRTLDSFKDANPDRWLEIVRATLNVVPAKLCRECAQLLISEGKIDLLKETLARLISQHTASSELLLWLAKERSDAFADILGPEVFRAMLSAMERDQFNEKRSNRLRDFILDDQQLLVELIGSADLEVIKDLTRALQLSPCFDDMDKRSLLARIVKSYPAIQSLISGEATKQEANYLVSWESLERRKDEYTELVQKKIPANSKEIAIARSYGDLRENHEYKAAKEMQKLLMRRKSELEAQLVRARGTDFANVKTDAVNIGTTVKVTDLNTNNVEQFAVLGAWDSDPETGIISYLTPVAQSLLNKKPGEMVDFEMDGAKKRYRIDTIEAYKKPEA; encoded by the coding sequence ATGAAAGAAGAGTTCGAAAAATTGGCGGCCGCGGGCAAGCTCGACAAGCAGCAGATCGAGCCGCTTGTCCAGCTCACCACCAGCGGATATTGTATGCACCGCAGTTGGGGATTTGGAAAGATCACGACGGTGGACACGGTGTTTGCGCGGTTCACGATTGATTTTCCCGGCAAGGCCAATCACACGATGGACCTTTCCTTCGCCGCTGAATCGCTGAAACCGATTCCCAAGGATCACATTCTCGCCCGTAAAGCTGCGGATATCGAAGGTCTGCGCCAGATGGCCGCGTTGCATCATCTCGATCTCATCAAGCTTGTGCTGACGAGTTACAACGGCCGCGCCACGGTGGATCAAATTCAGGCGGTGCTCGTGCCGGATGTCATCAAGGACGATTGGAAAAAATGGTGGGAAGCAGCAAAACGCGAGTTGAAAAAGGACGGCCATTTCCAGGTGCCGCTCAAGAAGACCGACCCGATCATTTACCAGGTCAAGGAAGTCTCCTTGCAGGACCGTTTGCTCGGTGATTATCGCGCGGCCAAAGGTTTGAAAGCGCACATTGCCGTCGCCAGCGAAATTCTCAAGAGCGTCGCCGATCTTAGCGATCCCAAAGCCGCCGCGACCGAAGTCATCACCACACTCAACACCGAGATCCTCACGCATCAGCGCACCCAGGCGCCCGTTGCGCTCGAAGGTATTTTCATCCGCGACGATTTGCGCGAAGCCGCCAAAATTCCGCCGATCGAAGGCGAATTGACCGCTAAAAGCATTTGGGCCCAGGAAAACCGTCTCGGCCAGCTTGTCGAGCAAATGCCCGCCGTGAAGCATCGCCGCACGCTCGACTCTTTCAAGGACGCCAATCCGGATCGCTGGCTCGAAATCGTTCGCGCGACCCTCAATGTGGTTCCCGCCAAGCTCTGCCGCGAGTGCGCGCAGTTGCTTATCAGCGAGGGCAAGATTGATTTGCTCAAGGAAACCCTCGCTCGCCTGATCAGCCAGCATACCGCCAGCAGCGAATTGCTTTTGTGGCTCGCCAAGGAACGCTCGGATGCCTTTGCGGACATCCTCGGGCCGGAAGTTTTCCGCGCGATGCTGAGCGCGATGGAACGCGACCAGTTCAACGAAAAACGCTCGAACCGTTTGCGCGATTTCATTCTCGACGATCAGCAGTTGCTCGTCGAACTCATCGGCTCCGCGGATCTGGAAGTCATCAAGGACTTGACCCGCGCGCTGCAACTTTCGCCGTGCTTTGATGACATGGACAAACGCTCGCTCCTCGCGCGCATCGTCAAGAGTTACCCCGCCATCCAATCGCTCATCTCCGGCGAGGCGACCAAACAGGAAGCGAATTACCTCGTTTCGTGGGAAAGTCTCGAACGCCGCAAAGACGAATATACCGAGCTGGTACAAAAGAAAATCCCGGCCAACTCGAAGGAAATCGCCATCGCCCGCAGCTACGGCGACTTGCGCGAAAACCACGAATACAAGGCCGCGAAGGAAATGCAGAAGCTTCTGATGCGCCGCAAATCCGAATTGGAAGCGCAACTCGTCCGCGCGCGCGGAACCGACTTCGCCAACGTCAAGACCGACGCCGTCAACATCGGCACGACCGTGAAGGTCACCGACCTTAACACCAACAACGTCGAACAATTCGCCGTCCTCGGTGCGTGGGATTCCGATCCCGAAACCGGCATCATCAGTTACCTCACGCCCGTCGCCCAATCCTTGCTCAACAAAAAACCCGGCGAGATGGTGGACTTTGAAATGGACGGCGCAAAGAAGCGTTACCGGATTGATACGATTGAAGCCTACAAAAAGCCGGAGGCGTAA
- the rsmB gene encoding 16S rRNA (cytosine(967)-C(5))-methyltransferase RsmB, which yields MSEQKPRQIAVQVLRQRLLEQDYTENLFEKELSAHRLTSSDRGLCQELVYGIARWQMTLDWLIARKTEGRTQKEELRILLQLGLYQMFWLDRIPNHAAVHETVELAKHLGLGPQAGFVNAVLRGYTRERVETETLLADLKINQPALGYSHPEWIYQRWFARWGAEKTAQLMQLNNTPPPTFARLNTLKADATKLMAQWDTERVKFARRSFDWTGGGLVYQLESHPSLAEMRSFKDGWFYVQDPSTLLAVRELDPQPGEAVLDLCAAPGGKTTFIAQQMQNRGRITAQDAQPDRLDLIRENCARLGVIVAEMSVAPSGVIANPAKKFDRVLVDAPCSNTGVMRRRVDLRWRIRAEEIERLRAEQLQLLRAAAPRTKPGGRLVYSTCSLEPDENTEVVKQFLGEHPQFKLEHERELLPFVEGVDGAYIAVLSAAGL from the coding sequence GTGAGCGAACAAAAACCAAGACAAATTGCCGTGCAGGTCCTCAGGCAACGGCTACTGGAACAGGACTATACTGAGAATTTATTTGAAAAAGAATTGTCGGCGCACCGGCTGACGTCGTCCGACCGGGGGCTTTGCCAGGAGTTGGTTTATGGCATCGCGCGCTGGCAAATGACGCTCGACTGGCTCATCGCGCGCAAGACGGAAGGGCGCACGCAGAAGGAGGAATTGCGGATTCTTTTGCAGTTGGGACTTTACCAGATGTTCTGGCTGGATCGCATTCCCAACCATGCGGCGGTGCACGAGACGGTGGAATTGGCGAAACATCTCGGGCTGGGGCCGCAGGCGGGTTTTGTGAATGCGGTGTTGCGCGGCTACACGCGCGAGCGGGTGGAAACGGAAACGCTGCTGGCGGATTTAAAAATCAACCAACCCGCGCTGGGGTATTCGCATCCCGAATGGATTTATCAACGATGGTTCGCCCGCTGGGGCGCGGAAAAGACGGCCCAGTTGATGCAGTTGAACAACACGCCGCCGCCGACTTTCGCGCGATTGAACACGCTCAAGGCGGACGCTACGAAACTCATGGCGCAGTGGGACACCGAGCGCGTGAAGTTCGCGAGGCGAAGTTTCGATTGGACGGGCGGTGGGCTGGTGTATCAGTTGGAGTCGCATCCGTCGCTGGCGGAAATGCGGAGTTTCAAGGACGGGTGGTTTTATGTGCAGGACCCAAGCACGCTGCTCGCGGTGCGGGAACTCGACCCGCAACCCGGCGAGGCCGTGCTGGATTTGTGCGCCGCGCCAGGGGGCAAGACGACGTTCATCGCCCAGCAAATGCAGAATCGCGGACGCATCACCGCGCAGGACGCGCAACCGGATCGCCTGGATTTGATCCGGGAGAATTGCGCGCGATTGGGTGTGATCGTAGCGGAAATGTCCGTGGCGCCGAGCGGCGTGATTGCGAACCCGGCAAAAAAATTCGACCGCGTGCTGGTGGATGCGCCGTGCTCGAACACGGGCGTGATGCGCCGACGCGTGGATTTGCGCTGGCGGATTCGCGCGGAGGAAATCGAGCGCCTGCGCGCGGAGCAATTACAACTGTTGCGCGCCGCCGCACCGCGAACCAAACCGGGCGGACGACTCGTCTATAGCACATGCAGCCTGGAGCCGGACGAAAACACTGAAGTGGTGAAGCAATTTTTGGGTGAACATCCGCAATTCAAATTGGAACACGAACGTGAATTGCTCCCCTTCGTTGAAGGCGTGGACGGCGCATATATAGCCGTGCTAAGCGCAGCCGGACTTTAA
- a CDS encoding TAXI family TRAP transporter solute-binding subunit, whose product MDNDKKAAAEPKTGLDRIVAPVTETFGLSWALAAASVLLSVALLAAAVFYFFHSAPPRTLTISSGPPGSSFESFATNYQAILASNHVTLKIVESQGSEENLARLNDKKSKVDVGFVQGGITNGLQDSKLVSLGSITYQPMLIFYHGTNEVKLLSDFRGKRLALGPAGSGTRALATTLLNLNGVDVGSNATLVDIDATNSPEALQSGKVDAVFLMGDSASPLIMKKLLLSPGVQLFNFEQADGYARKITYLDKLELPMGSIDFGKNIPSQDVFLLGPTVELLAQPNLHPALVDLLLEAAKRVHGSANLLRKKDEFPAPLEHDFPISAEAERFYKSGKGFLYNMLPFWLASLVNRILVAFVPLVVLLIPSVKAIPAAYKWRIRMLIYRRYRLLLALERELDENGSPKKIEELLARLDRIEATVNGMKVPASFADAFYGLRGHIGFVRQRLTDRQGQN is encoded by the coding sequence ATGGACAACGATAAAAAAGCGGCGGCGGAACCGAAAACGGGTTTGGACAGAATCGTAGCGCCGGTCACGGAGACGTTTGGATTGAGTTGGGCACTGGCGGCGGCCTCGGTGCTTCTGTCAGTGGCATTGCTGGCGGCGGCGGTTTTTTATTTTTTTCATTCCGCGCCGCCGCGCACGTTGACGATCAGCAGCGGACCGCCCGGCAGTTCGTTTGAATCCTTTGCGACAAATTATCAAGCCATCCTCGCCAGCAACCATGTGACTTTGAAGATCGTGGAGTCACAAGGTTCCGAAGAAAATCTCGCGCGTCTGAATGACAAAAAATCAAAGGTGGACGTGGGCTTTGTGCAGGGCGGCATCACGAATGGATTACAGGACAGCAAACTGGTTTCGCTGGGCAGCATCACGTATCAGCCGATGCTCATCTTTTACCACGGAACAAACGAGGTAAAGCTGTTGTCCGATTTTCGCGGCAAACGGCTCGCGCTCGGCCCGGCGGGCAGCGGCACGCGCGCATTGGCGACGACCTTGCTGAATCTCAACGGCGTGGACGTGGGTTCCAACGCGACGCTTGTGGACATTGACGCGACGAATTCACCGGAGGCATTGCAGAGCGGCAAAGTGGATGCGGTATTTCTCATGGGGGATTCGGCGTCGCCGCTGATCATGAAAAAATTATTGCTCTCGCCAGGCGTGCAGCTTTTCAACTTCGAGCAGGCGGATGGTTACGCGCGCAAAATCACCTACCTGGACAAACTCGAACTGCCGATGGGCTCGATTGATTTCGGCAAAAATATTCCGTCGCAGGACGTGTTTCTGCTGGGGCCGACGGTGGAGCTTTTGGCGCAGCCGAACTTGCATCCGGCGCTGGTGGATTTATTGCTGGAGGCCGCAAAAAGGGTGCATGGCTCAGCGAATTTGCTGCGGAAAAAAGATGAATTTCCCGCGCCGCTGGAACACGATTTTCCGATCAGCGCGGAAGCGGAACGATTTTATAAATCGGGAAAAGGATTTCTGTATAATATGCTGCCGTTCTGGCTGGCGAGCCTGGTGAATCGAATTTTAGTCGCGTTCGTCCCGCTGGTGGTACTGCTGATCCCAAGTGTGAAGGCGATTCCGGCGGCTTATAAATGGCGGATACGCATGCTGATTTACCGGCGGTATCGGTTGTTGCTCGCGCTGGAACGCGAACTGGATGAGAACGGCTCGCCGAAGAAGATCGAAGAATTATTGGCGCGGCTGGACCGCATCGAAGCGACGGTCAATGGAATGAAAGTGCCGGCGTCGTTTGCGGATGCGTTTTATGGGCTGCGCGGGCACATCGGTTTTGTGCGCCAGCGGTTGACGGATCGCCAGGGGCAGAATTAG
- a CDS encoding TerB family tellurite resistance protein, with protein MAKEKLKSAPMPVELLNMQGFTASQQEALLDLLVLAMYLDGNLAKVEEARVQQLLTAMGFATEYDRNRQFDASVTRVRRESQTAEAVKACSGRLADKFTLPDQQRRIYRMLRELTALDGNISKEESQFLLAIKEKFGI; from the coding sequence ATGGCTAAGGAAAAATTGAAATCAGCGCCGATGCCGGTGGAGTTGCTGAACATGCAGGGCTTCACGGCGTCGCAGCAGGAGGCGCTGCTGGATCTGCTGGTTCTGGCGATGTATCTCGACGGCAATCTCGCCAAGGTCGAGGAGGCGCGCGTGCAACAACTTTTGACCGCGATGGGTTTTGCGACCGAGTATGATCGCAACCGCCAATTCGACGCATCAGTCACGCGCGTGCGGCGGGAATCGCAGACGGCGGAGGCGGTGAAGGCCTGCAGCGGACGGCTCGCGGATAAATTCACGTTGCCGGACCAGCAGCGGCGGATTTACCGGATGTTGCGCGAGTTGACGGCGCTGGATGGAAATATTTCAAAAGAGGAAAGCCAGTTCTTATTGGCGATCAAAGAGAAGTTTGGGATCTGA
- a CDS encoding phage holin family protein: MESESNPVGLLTQIRQLVSTGFSALQNRGELFLLEVEEEKTHLMELLVWAMAVGLLGLMFLIVFTSLIVWLFPESLRIWALVGFCVIYAVGALLALLNLKSILKTGAPPFAGSIGEMKKDREWLESSK; the protein is encoded by the coding sequence GTGGAATCCGAGTCCAATCCCGTCGGCCTGCTCACGCAGATCCGGCAACTGGTCAGCACCGGTTTTTCCGCGCTGCAAAACCGCGGCGAACTCTTCTTGCTTGAAGTGGAGGAGGAGAAGACGCACCTGATGGAATTGCTCGTCTGGGCGATGGCCGTGGGTCTGCTGGGGTTGATGTTTCTCATCGTATTCACCAGTTTGATCGTGTGGCTGTTTCCCGAATCGTTGCGCATCTGGGCGCTCGTGGGATTCTGCGTGATCTATGCCGTGGGCGCGCTGCTGGCGTTGTTGAACCTCAAATCCATTCTCAAAACCGGGGCGCCGCCGTTCGCGGGTTCCATCGGTGAAATGAAAAAGGACCGCGAGTGGTTAGAATCTTCGAAGTAA
- a CDS encoding DUF883 family protein — MDDHSSSELHDSTQKLLHDLRQVVQDGEEVLRAGVGELGEKSVAARAKLSAALDSAKETARKLQDKTVAGAKATDRVIRDHPYQSIGIAFGLGLLIGVLVNRK; from the coding sequence ATGGACGACCATTCAAGCAGTGAATTGCACGATTCCACCCAGAAATTATTGCACGATCTCCGCCAGGTCGTTCAGGACGGCGAAGAAGTTCTCCGCGCAGGGGTTGGTGAACTTGGCGAAAAAAGCGTGGCCGCGCGCGCCAAGCTTTCCGCTGCGCTCGATTCCGCCAAGGAAACCGCCCGCAAACTCCAGGACAAAACTGTTGCCGGCGCCAAGGCCACCGACAGGGTGATCCGCGATCATCCCTATCAATCCATCGGCATCGCCTTTGGTTTGGGCCTGCTTATCGGCGTCCTGGTCAATCGCAAATAA
- a CDS encoding glycoside hydrolase family 18 protein, with protein sequence MMFATPGRAQAVRQKNWTLPFFLIAIAAACWFAQPARADLWNTGYYAGYQQDTMVASNLDFSALSHIIHFSIIPNTDGSLNTSGNGLSASHSSDLITRAHAAGKKVLVCVGGAGSGAGFEGATTNANRAKFITNLINFMSSRGYDGIDVDWEPLLQADANQYTNFIIGLRTNLNGFVQPKFLTAAAGAYSDYRDPVNAEYQLFASLQTNFDQINIMTYDLSGPYAGWVTWFNSPLYDDGYHFPSTGGLLPSVDGAVNNFISSGVAPYRLGIGVAFYGYVWTGGSGTVPAGGVTIPRQSWTTNAPTVTTPSYANIINSYYASNQYHWDTNAQAAYLGKTNSPAFISYDDERTCQVKVSYARNRGLGGVMIWELSLDFFPAQTGAQRAPLLDALKQSLATPGLTEIQLQGKGLQLSFNSLPLSLYRVMWTSNIVDGSWNTLSNNVNGTGGILRISDPNPPIDPQRFYRVKTPP encoded by the coding sequence ATGATGTTCGCCACACCGGGCCGCGCCCAAGCCGTTCGCCAAAAAAATTGGACGCTGCCGTTTTTTCTCATCGCCATCGCTGCCGCGTGCTGGTTCGCGCAACCCGCGCGCGCCGACCTCTGGAACACTGGCTATTACGCCGGTTATCAGCAGGACACGATGGTTGCCTCCAATCTCGATTTCTCCGCGCTCTCGCACATCATCCATTTCAGCATCATTCCAAACACCGACGGCTCGCTGAACACCAGCGGCAACGGCCTGAGCGCGTCGCATTCCAGCGACCTCATCACGCGCGCGCATGCCGCCGGAAAAAAAGTGCTCGTGTGCGTCGGTGGCGCGGGGAGCGGAGCGGGTTTTGAAGGCGCGACGACGAACGCTAATCGCGCAAAATTTATTACGAACCTGATCAATTTCATGTCGTCCCGCGGATACGATGGCATTGATGTGGATTGGGAACCGCTGCTTCAAGCGGACGCAAATCAATACACAAATTTTATCATCGGCCTGCGGACGAATCTCAATGGTTTCGTCCAACCCAAATTTCTCACCGCCGCTGCGGGTGCATATTCCGATTATCGCGATCCGGTGAATGCCGAGTATCAACTCTTCGCTTCCCTCCAAACGAATTTCGATCAGATCAACATCATGACTTACGATCTGTCCGGCCCGTACGCCGGCTGGGTCACGTGGTTCAACTCGCCGCTCTATGATGACGGTTACCATTTTCCCAGCACCGGCGGTTTGCTACCGTCCGTGGATGGCGCAGTCAATAATTTCATCTCCAGCGGCGTGGCGCCGTATCGGCTCGGCATCGGCGTGGCGTTCTATGGCTACGTGTGGACGGGTGGCAGCGGCACCGTCCCTGCCGGTGGCGTGACCATTCCGCGCCAATCATGGACCACCAACGCGCCCACCGTCACCACGCCTTCCTACGCGAACATCATCAATAGCTATTACGCGTCCAATCAATATCATTGGGACACCAACGCCCAGGCCGCTTACCTGGGCAAAACGAATTCGCCCGCATTTATTTCCTATGATGACGAACGCACCTGCCAGGTCAAAGTCAGTTATGCGCGCAATCGCGGCCTCGGCGGCGTGATGATTTGGGAACTCAGTCTGGATTTTTTCCCGGCCCAAACCGGCGCCCAGCGCGCGCCACTGCTCGACGCATTGAAACAATCCCTCGCCACGCCCGGACTCACTGAGATTCAACTTCAGGGCAAAGGCCTTCAACTCAGTTTCAACAGCCTGCCGCTCTCGCTCTATCGCGTCATGTGGACCAGCAACATCGTGGACGGCTCGTGGAACACCCTCTCGAATAATGTGAACGGCACTGGCGGCATCCTCCGCATCAGCGATCCCAATCCGCCCATTGACCCCCAGCGTTTCTACCGCGTCAAGACCCCGCCGTGA
- a CDS encoding LamG-like jellyroll fold domain-containing protein, which translates to MKLIKRSGLSLGVLMTCVSAIALFSSQKAKATQTYPQLILSDNPVAYYRLEETNGTTALDSTTNHLDGEYLFADGADGSFPQLGLPGIDTNSVTFKLESDNTFGDVDIPYSTLLNPANPDGTGTPFSAEVWLFPTTQPPNYTVPFSEFGGFGLPNTSGWNFYQSPGPASAWILNVHQKGIFSQTGAISLLQWYHLAVTFDGTNFVFYVNGLPFSTSPGTGYIANPGTDEFIGSGASTGQLPYTGGADEAAIYGYALTPAQILAHYQLGTNSFRVIANIAPSFVTAPAPQTNYAGTTATFSALAAGTAPLSYQWFRGATKITGATNNSYSLAVTPTDDGSTFSLSVSNIVGVTNSAAVTLSVLTNFNIVGAPTDSTRNSGSNSWVAYRVIANGAGPIKYQWEDFTSGSGVVIPGATNDTVWFKGLFTNATYGVIVSNPFMTNDPLMVNLTVQPRAVTVPITGYARIVVADSPVAYWRLDETNADGGTATDAVGSFDGVYMDGLGSFLFDVPTGIPHETNDAVGLTNGSSIHIAYAPELNPEVAWSAETWIQPYSLGDYRVVLSSQFNSFPNPYNGWYIYQQPSANFAFVPQPGNGFIVAGPDDPANNNLIVPFKWYHLVVTDDGTTFTMYINGEARTSFSVAGDQFIANGAGILPNNQLGVGGFSDTVIGQRSDATFGTFVGTADDTAFYNYALSPQQVVSHFNNAVKVTAAPLSTSGGKLVLSWPVGTLLSSHTLNGIYTPVVGATSPYTNSIGSTNTFFKVQTQ; encoded by the coding sequence ATGAAACTAATCAAAAGATCGGGCCTGAGTTTGGGTGTTTTGATGACTTGCGTATCAGCAATCGCATTATTCTCCTCTCAGAAAGCGAAAGCAACGCAGACGTATCCGCAGTTAATCCTTTCCGACAATCCGGTGGCTTACTACCGGCTGGAAGAAACCAATGGCACGACAGCGCTTGACTCCACCACCAATCACCTGGACGGAGAGTACCTTTTTGCTGACGGCGCGGATGGTTCTTTCCCGCAGCTCGGTTTGCCGGGCATTGATACCAATTCCGTGACGTTTAAATTGGAATCCGACAACACCTTCGGCGATGTGGATATTCCTTACAGCACACTGCTCAACCCCGCCAATCCCGACGGCACCGGCACGCCGTTCTCGGCGGAAGTCTGGTTGTTTCCCACCACCCAGCCGCCCAACTATACTGTCCCGTTCAGCGAATTCGGCGGTTTCGGCCTTCCCAACACCTCGGGCTGGAATTTTTATCAGTCGCCTGGCCCGGCCAGTGCATGGATTTTGAATGTGCATCAGAAGGGAATTTTCTCGCAGACCGGTGCAATTTCACTACTCCAATGGTATCATCTGGCAGTCACTTTCGACGGCACCAACTTCGTGTTTTACGTCAATGGCCTTCCTTTCAGCACCAGCCCGGGCACAGGTTACATCGCAAATCCCGGCACGGATGAGTTTATCGGGTCAGGTGCCTCTACCGGCCAATTACCCTATACCGGCGGTGCCGATGAGGCCGCCATTTACGGTTACGCGCTCACGCCCGCCCAGATTCTCGCGCATTATCAACTCGGCACGAATTCTTTCCGCGTGATCGCCAATATCGCGCCGTCCTTCGTGACCGCTCCCGCGCCGCAAACCAATTATGCCGGGACGACCGCCACTTTCAGCGCCCTGGCCGCCGGCACCGCGCCGCTGTCTTATCAATGGTTCCGTGGCGCTACTAAAATCACCGGCGCGACCAACAATTCCTATTCGCTCGCCGTCACTCCGACCGATGATGGTTCCACATTCAGCCTCTCGGTCTCAAACATCGTCGGCGTTACCAACAGCGCAGCCGTCACTCTCTCGGTGCTTACGAACTTCAACATCGTCGGCGCTCCCACGGACAGCACTCGCAATAGCGGCAGCAACAGTTGGGTCGCTTATCGCGTGATCGCCAACGGCGCGGGCCCTATCAAGTATCAATGGGAAGACTTCACCAGCGGTTCGGGCGTGGTCATCCCCGGCGCAACCAACGACACCGTCTGGTTCAAGGGCCTGTTCACCAATGCCACTTACGGCGTCATCGTCAGCAATCCGTTCATGACGAACGATCCGCTCATGGTCAACCTCACGGTTCAACCGCGCGCGGTCACCGTACCGATTACCGGATATGCCAGAATCGTCGTGGCCGACAGCCCGGTCGCTTACTGGCGTCTCGATGAAACCAATGCCGATGGCGGCACGGCCACGGATGCCGTGGGCAGCTTCGACGGTGTGTATATGGATGGCCTGGGCAGTTTCCTCTTCGACGTTCCGACGGGCATCCCGCACGAAACCAATGATGCCGTCGGCCTGACCAACGGTTCTTCGATTCACATCGCCTATGCGCCCGAACTCAATCCCGAAGTCGCGTGGTCGGCGGAAACCTGGATACAGCCCTATTCACTCGGCGATTATCGCGTTGTGCTCTCCTCGCAATTCAACTCGTTCCCGAATCCTTACAACGGCTGGTATATTTATCAGCAACCGAGCGCTAACTTCGCCTTCGTGCCACAACCCGGCAATGGCTTCATCGTCGCCGGCCCGGATGATCCGGCGAATAATAATCTGATCGTACCTTTCAAATGGTATCACCTGGTCGTGACGGATGATGGCACCACCTTCACCATGTATATCAACGGTGAAGCGCGCACGTCCTTCTCGGTTGCAGGGGACCAGTTCATCGCCAACGGCGCGGGCATCCTGCCCAATAACCAGTTGGGTGTCGGCGGCTTTAGCGATACGGTCATCGGCCAGCGCTCGGACGCGACTTTCGGCACGTTCGTCGGCACGGCGGATGACACCGCGTTCTACAACTACGCGTTGAGCCCGCAACAAGTCGTATCGCATTTCAATAATGCCGTGAAGGTAACGGCGGCTCCGTTGAGCACGTCGGGCGGCAAGCTGGTGTTGAGCTGGCCGGTCGGCACACTGCTCTCCTCGCACACGCTTAACGGCATTTATACACCGGTCGTTGGCGCGACTTCGCCCTATACAAATAGCATCGGCAGCACGAACACCTTCTTCAAGGTGCAGACACAATAG
- a CDS encoding type II secretion system protein — protein MNSPRILPKRSKNGFTLIELLVVIAIIAILAGLLLPALARAKVQAQKAKCASNLKQLQLGAIMYTGDYNGYLLPNSPDSPASLAGPGKAWIDSDTGTEGWDIASTGNTNYAIYTAGLMAPYMANQIGVYKCPADRIPSANGDRLRSVSMNGQMGADYLVKVNFNLDAPAVQYVKDTDVTCPDPSSAFVFCDESPDSIQDGFLEVDTHGTMGFFPDVPAYWHGESCGFSFFDGHVEVHKWQTSVLNIPVKVNSDTHNVTPSNGAKNVDWIWFRQHAACDPGQSPGS, from the coding sequence ATGAACTCGCCACGAATTTTACCTAAACGAAGCAAAAATGGATTCACCCTGATCGAACTGCTGGTCGTGATCGCCATCATTGCGATTTTGGCCGGCTTGCTTTTGCCCGCGCTGGCCCGCGCGAAGGTGCAGGCGCAAAAAGCCAAATGCGCCAGCAACCTCAAGCAGCTGCAACTCGGCGCGATTATGTATACCGGGGATTACAATGGCTATCTCCTGCCCAATTCGCCCGACTCGCCAGCGTCGCTGGCCGGGCCGGGCAAAGCGTGGATTGACAGCGATACCGGGACGGAAGGCTGGGACATAGCGTCCACAGGCAATACCAATTATGCCATTTATACTGCCGGTCTGATGGCACCTTACATGGCCAACCAGATCGGTGTTTATAAATGTCCGGCCGATAGAATTCCTTCGGCGAATGGTGACCGTTTGCGCAGTGTTTCAATGAACGGGCAGATGGGCGCGGACTATCTGGTGAAAGTTAATTTCAATCTTGACGCTCCCGCAGTCCAATATGTTAAGGACACCGATGTGACCTGCCCAGATCCGTCATCGGCTTTTGTATTCTGTGATGAAAGTCCCGATAGCATCCAAGATGGCTTTCTTGAAGTAGATACTCATGGGACGATGGGTTTCTTCCCGGATGTGCCTGCTTACTGGCACGGTGAGTCCTGCGGATTTTCCTTCTTTGACGGCCACGTCGAGGTGCATAAATGGCAGACGAGCGTGTTGAACATTCCCGTCAAGGTGAACAGCGACACCCACAATGTCACACCCTCCAACGGAGCGAAAAACGTGGACTGGATTTGGTTTCGTCAACATGCTGCGTGTGACCCGGGGCAGTCTCCCGGGAGTTGA